The DNA sequence AAAGAAGGTGGGACGGTTCATGCAGGCAACGCCTCTCAGCTCTCAGACGGTGCCGCAGGCGTCATGGTCACCTCTCGTGCCTTCGCCGAGGAACACGACCTCGACATCCTCGCGGAAGTCGGCAACAACAGCGTCGCCGGTGTCGACCCCGAAGTGATGGGGATTGGCCCTATTCCGGCGTGCAAGGAACTGTTCGAACGCTCTGGGACGACTGCGGCAGACTACGACCTCGTCGAGTTGAACGAGGCCTTTGCCAGCCAGACGCTCTACTGTCAGCGCGAACTCGGCTTCGACGACGAGCGCTTCAACGTGAACGGTGGCGCAATCGCGATTGGCCACCCGCTCGGGGCGAGCGGCGCACGCCTTCCGGTCACGCTCATCCACGAGATGCACCGTCGGGGTGCAGAGCGCGGGTTGGCGACAGAATGTGTGGGCTACGGCCAGGGTGCGGCCATCGAGTTCTTCCTGCCCTGACCGGTGGCACCGCTTTTCGAACGCAAGTCACGAAAAAATTGGCCGACCACTTAGAGCAGCTGTTTCGCGATGATGGTCTTCTGTATCTCGCTCGTCCCTTCGTAGATTTTGGTGATGCGCGCGTCGCGGTAGTAGCGCTCGACGGGGTGGTCTGAGACGTATCCTGCGCCGCCGTGGACCTGGATGGCCTCGTCTGCGACCTCGACAGAGCGCTCTGAGGCGAACAGCTTCGCCATACTCGAAAAGCGTGAGGCGAGGTCTTGGTCGCCTTCTTCGACCGCGGTCGCCGCTCTGTAGACGAGCGAGCGGGCAGCCTCTACGTTCGTTGCCATCTCTGCGAGTTTGTGGCTGATAGCTTGGAACTCAGAGATTGGCTTGCCGAACTGCTCGCGCTCCCCGGCGTAGTCAAGTGCGGCATCAAGTGCGCCCTGTCCCGCGCCGACGGCTTGCGCGGCGACGTTCGTTCGACCTGAGGCGAAAAACTCCATCAGTTGGTAGAAGCCTTCGTTTACCTCGCCGATGACGTTTTCCTCGGAGATGCGCACGTCTGAGAGGCGAAGTTCTGCGAGGTCGGAGGCGCGGATGCCGAGTTTGTTGTCGATTTTATCGGCGGTGAGGCCGTCGACGTCTGTGGGGACGAGGAAGGCGGTGATGCCACGATGTCCCGCGTCGGGGTCGGTTTTGGCCATGACGACGGCCACGTCAGCGACGGTGCCGTTCGTAATCCACATCTTGTTTCCGTTGAGGATGTACTCGTCGCCGTCCTTCTCTGCGCGCGTCTCGATGCCTGCCACGTTCGACCCGTGGGCTGGCTCGGAGATGGCGCTCGCAGAGGCGGACTCTCCGGCGGCGATTTTCGGGAGCCACTCTTCTTTCATCCACTCGGACCCGAACTCGATGATCATGTCCGTCCCGAAGCCGGCAGAGCCCACCGCAGAGCCGATGCCGGGGTCTGCGCGCCACAACTCTTCGGTCACGAGGACCGACGAGAGCTTGTCCATTCCCGCCCCGCCGTATTCGAGCGGGATGTTGGGTGCCACAAAGTCGAACTGTGCGGCCTTTTTTCGGATGGCTTCTGGGTATTTCTTTTGCTCGTCGTGCTCGCGGGCGACGGGAACAATCTCGTTCTCGCCGAACTCCCGGACTGCCTGCCGGATAGCTCGGTGCTCGTCTGAAAGGCTGAACGCCATTACACCTTACTCACAGATACACTGTTAAGAAAATTCCGACGGTCGTATCAGATGAGTCACACCCGATGGCGATACTTGCCACAAATTCCCGTCTGTGTGGCGTCGTAGTATCTACTCCTTGCTGAGTTCGAACTTCTGCACCTTGCCGGTCGTCGTGCGTGGGAGTTCATCGACGATGGCAACCTGGCGGGGGTGTTTGTACGCCGCGAGGTGTTCGAGGCAGTACGATTTGATTTCTTCTGCGGTTGCCTCAGCACCGCTCGCAAGGACGACGAATGCTTTCACGGTCTCGCCGCGGCGTTCGTCAGGAATCCCCGCGACGGCCGCCTCCGCAACCGCAGGGTGCTCGTAAAGCAGTTCTTCTATCTCACGTGGATAGACGTTGTATCCACCGGTGACGATCATGTGTTTGTCGCGGTCGACGACGTAGAAGTAGTCGTCTTCGTCCCAGTAGCCGAGGTCGCCGGTGTGGAACCAGCGCGTCCCATCTTCGTCGGTGAACGCCTGCTCGTTCGCCTCGGGGAGGCCGTAGTACCCAAGCATCACGTTCGGGCCGCTCACGACGAGCTCGCCGACGTGGGTGTCGAGGTCCACCTCGTTTGCGTCAACCGGCCCACGTTCGACGCGCGGGCGCGTTTCGAAGTCAGAACCGACGATTTTCGAGGAGACGCCGTCGAGCGTTCGACCGATGCTCCCTTTGCGGCGGGCACCGGGTTTGTTGGCGTGCGTCGTCGGGCTGGTCTCTGTGAGGCCGTAGCCCTCATACAGTGCGACATTGAACCGTTCTTCGAAGCGTTCCAGCACCTCGATTGGGAGGCTGGCCCCGCCCGAGTTGACGAACCGAAGCGACGTGAGGTCGAACTCGTCTGCGTTCGGTTGGTTTATCATGTCGTTGAACATCGCCGGAACGCCGTACATTACCGTGAGCCGTTCGCTATCGATGGTCTCCATCACCGTTTGAGCGTCCCATTCGACGATTGGATAGTACGCCGCGCCGTTGATGATGGCCGCGTTCATCACAGCGGACATGCCATAGATGTGAAAGAGCGGAAGGGTCCCGAGGAGTTTATCCGCAGAATGGATTCCCCCATCGAGTAGCTCTGCGTTCACCCGGCTGGTCCAGGCGAGGTTGTGGTGGGAGAGGAGCACCCCTTTTGGGGTGCCGGTCGTCCCCGACGTGTAGGGTTGGCAGGCGACGTCGTCATCGGCTCGCTCGACGGCCGGAATGGTGTGGTCGGCGAGGAACGCCTCGAAATCGGTTGCGTTTGCGGCCGGCTCGCCAACGCTCACGACGTGTTCGACGGCGGTATCTGCGATGATTTCTTCGACAGCTGCGGTGTTCTCAGCGAGGGTCACGACTGCGCGTGCCTCGCTGTCTGCGAGGAGGTGCTCGATTTCGCGGGCTTTGTATTGTGGGTTCATCG is a window from the Haladaptatus sp. ZSTT2 genome containing:
- a CDS encoding acyl-CoA dehydrogenase family protein encodes the protein MAFSLSDEHRAIRQAVREFGENEIVPVAREHDEQKKYPEAIRKKAAQFDFVAPNIPLEYGGAGMDKLSSVLVTEELWRADPGIGSAVGSAGFGTDMIIEFGSEWMKEEWLPKIAAGESASASAISEPAHGSNVAGIETRAEKDGDEYILNGNKMWITNGTVADVAVVMAKTDPDAGHRGITAFLVPTDVDGLTADKIDNKLGIRASDLAELRLSDVRISEENVIGEVNEGFYQLMEFFASGRTNVAAQAVGAGQGALDAALDYAGEREQFGKPISEFQAISHKLAEMATNVEAARSLVYRAATAVEEGDQDLASRFSSMAKLFASERSVEVADEAIQVHGGAGYVSDHPVERYYRDARITKIYEGTSEIQKTIIAKQLL
- a CDS encoding long-chain-fatty-acid--CoA ligase; the encoded protein is MTNLVTDFSDTVEAMPEATAIVFDGESMTYETLWERTGQFAAALSERGIGADDRVAIYLPNLPAFVTAFYGTLRAGGVVVPMNPQYKAREIEHLLADSEARAVVTLAENTAAVEEIIADTAVEHVVSVGEPAANATDFEAFLADHTIPAVERADDDVACQPYTSGTTGTPKGVLLSHHNLAWTSRVNAELLDGGIHSADKLLGTLPLFHIYGMSAVMNAAIINGAAYYPIVEWDAQTVMETIDSERLTVMYGVPAMFNDMINQPNADEFDLTSLRFVNSGGASLPIEVLERFEERFNVALYEGYGLTETSPTTHANKPGARRKGSIGRTLDGVSSKIVGSDFETRPRVERGPVDANEVDLDTHVGELVVSGPNVMLGYYGLPEANEQAFTDEDGTRWFHTGDLGYWDEDDYFYVVDRDKHMIVTGGYNVYPREIEELLYEHPAVAEAAVAGIPDERRGETVKAFVVLASGAEATAEEIKSYCLEHLAAYKHPRQVAIVDELPRTTTGKVQKFELSKE